The following proteins come from a genomic window of Thiothrix unzii:
- a CDS encoding tetratricopeptide repeat protein → MHWLLLSFALIDALCLIAGLQTHRPYLALLGWLGHLTLLMAGTYHLVRLTRASRRTYWAWLCLLLFLPVIGWLLAWVFLQNNTWFRPSVRISQDTTRADSYIELTANPSTSFSPDRLSQRLSALTTDDYLDLLGTTQHLPNKPAKALLDDALHSSTESARLLAQALSSKQEQRQMQQLKTLTEQLKNQQMRNPNLHLALAQLHWQIFESRRLDSFQQTETLQKVRLHANFAAQLNPNLAQAHWLTAQVNLHQHHYQAAEHALKRAANAGIHLNRIKPYLQAIRFQQNRPTNRLPSLKESA, encoded by the coding sequence ATGCATTGGCTGTTGCTTAGTTTTGCCCTAATTGATGCCTTGTGTTTAATCGCAGGGCTGCAAACACACCGACCTTATTTAGCATTATTAGGTTGGTTGGGGCATCTGACATTACTCATGGCAGGTACGTACCATTTAGTGCGCCTAACCCGTGCTAGTCGCCGCACTTATTGGGCGTGGTTATGCCTGTTATTGTTTTTGCCCGTTATTGGCTGGTTACTCGCGTGGGTGTTTTTACAAAACAACACCTGGTTTCGACCGTCTGTCCGTATCTCGCAAGACACCACGCGGGCGGATAGTTACATTGAGTTAACCGCGAACCCCAGTACATCGTTTTCACCCGACAGACTCAGCCAACGTTTGAGTGCTTTGACGACCGACGATTATCTGGATTTACTCGGCACAACCCAACATTTACCCAATAAACCTGCCAAAGCTTTGTTGGATGACGCGCTCCACAGCTCAACCGAAAGTGCACGGTTGCTGGCGCAAGCTCTGTCATCCAAGCAGGAACAACGACAAATGCAGCAACTAAAAACGCTCACCGAGCAATTGAAAAATCAGCAAATGCGTAACCCGAACTTACACCTCGCGCTGGCGCAATTGCATTGGCAAATTTTTGAGTCGCGCCGCCTCGATAGCTTTCAACAAACCGAAACCCTGCAAAAGGTACGCCTGCACGCGAACTTTGCAGCGCAACTCAATCCCAATTTAGCGCAAGCCCACTGGCTAACCGCACAGGTGAATTTACACCAACACCACTATCAAGCCGCCGAACACGCTCTTAAACGCGCGGCGAATGCGGGTATTCACCTCAATCGTATCAAACCGTATTTGCAAGCTATTCGCTTTCAACAGAATCGTCCAACAAACAGACTTCCCAGCCTTAAGGAATCCGCATGA
- the murJ gene encoding murein biosynthesis integral membrane protein MurJ — translation MSRLLRSGAVISAMTMISRVLGLLRDMIVARYFPVDGATDAFFVAFKIPNLLRRLFAEGAFSLAFVPVLSEYKEKRDRESLRDLIDHVSGALGAVLLVITVLGIIAAPVLIWVFAPGFDSKPNARPDLAAEMLRITFPYILFISLTAFVSGILNTFHKFAIPAFTPTLLNVVMIAAAIWGAPYFDEPVLALAWGVFFAGIAQLVFQLPTLARLGLVPRFRFKRVHEGVGRILRLMIPALFGSSVAQINLLINTVIASFLAVGSISWLYYSDRFVELPLAIFGVALGTVILPKLSSDHAKADAGEFRHTMDWALRLAVLISLPATLGLMLLAEPILATVMMYGKFGWQDVEMSALSLMTYAFGLTAFILVKVLAPGFYSRQDTKTPVRIGIYSMFANMGLNVLIVLPWHLSGTPGAHAGLALATALAAYLNAGMLFMTLRQQQIFDPDRGWSGYLLRIAAACLVMGGLLFAAMPADGWWQNAVVWQRVTWLVGLIVLALVSYFATLRLLGMPLKQMLGR, via the coding sequence ATGAGCCGTCTTTTGCGTTCCGGTGCTGTGATCAGTGCCATGACCATGATTTCCCGTGTGTTGGGATTGTTGCGCGATATGATTGTGGCGCGTTATTTCCCGGTAGACGGGGCAACCGATGCGTTTTTCGTCGCGTTTAAAATTCCTAATTTGTTGCGTCGCTTGTTTGCGGAAGGCGCGTTTTCGTTGGCCTTTGTGCCGGTGTTGTCGGAGTACAAGGAAAAGCGTGACCGTGAGAGTTTGCGTGATCTGATTGACCACGTGTCGGGTGCGCTGGGTGCGGTATTGCTGGTGATTACGGTGCTGGGGATTATTGCTGCGCCGGTATTAATTTGGGTATTTGCGCCCGGTTTTGATAGTAAGCCGAATGCCCGTCCCGACTTGGCGGCGGAGATGCTGCGGATTACGTTCCCGTACATTTTGTTCATTTCGTTGACGGCGTTTGTCAGCGGCATTTTGAATACTTTCCATAAATTTGCGATTCCGGCCTTTACCCCAACGTTGTTGAATGTGGTGATGATCGCGGCGGCAATCTGGGGTGCGCCATACTTCGATGAGCCTGTACTGGCGTTGGCGTGGGGGGTGTTTTTTGCGGGAATTGCGCAATTGGTGTTTCAATTACCAACCTTGGCGCGTTTGGGCTTAGTGCCGCGTTTTCGGTTTAAGCGAGTGCATGAGGGTGTTGGCCGGATTTTGCGGTTGATGATTCCGGCGTTGTTTGGGTCATCGGTGGCGCAGATTAATTTGCTGATTAATACCGTGATTGCGTCGTTTTTGGCGGTGGGCAGTATTTCGTGGCTGTATTATTCGGATCGTTTTGTGGAATTACCACTGGCGATTTTCGGGGTGGCGTTAGGCACGGTGATTTTACCGAAATTGTCTAGCGACCATGCGAAAGCGGATGCGGGCGAGTTTCGGCACACGATGGATTGGGCGTTACGCTTGGCGGTGTTGATTTCATTACCCGCGACCTTGGGTTTGATGTTGTTAGCTGAGCCAATTTTAGCTACGGTAATGATGTACGGTAAATTCGGTTGGCAGGACGTGGAAATGTCGGCGTTGAGTTTAATGACTTATGCGTTTGGATTAACCGCTTTTATTTTGGTGAAGGTATTAGCACCGGGGTTTTATTCGCGCCAAGATACCAAAACGCCGGTACGTATTGGTATTTATTCGATGTTTGCCAATATGGGGTTGAACGTATTGATTGTGTTGCCTTGGCATTTAAGCGGCACACCCGGAGCGCACGCGGGTCTGGCGTTGGCAACGGCATTGGCGGCGTATTTAAACGCAGGTATGTTGTTTATGACCTTGCGCCAGCAGCAAATTTTTGACCCTGATCGTGGCTGGAGTGGCTATTTATTGAGAATTGCTGCGGCCTGTTTGGTGATGGGCGGCTTGTTATTTGCAGCGATGCCAGCGGATGGCTGGTGGCAGAACGCGGTTGTGTGGCAACGAGTCACATGGTTAGTCGGTTTAATCGTGCTGGCGTTGGTAAGCTATTTTGCTACGTTACGTCTGCTAGGTATGCCGTTAAAGCAGATGTTAGGACGTTAA
- a CDS encoding EF-hand domain-containing protein has protein sequence MHRIRIGATAALLGSLLTTNNSYADSTSVNDFAQLDSNADGKIAWHEYAARRPVSGRIHPRRIFDNVDKNLDGFIDRQEYLAMKSRASH, from the coding sequence ATGCACCGTATTCGCATCGGCGCGACTGCCGCATTACTGGGCAGTTTACTTACCACCAACAACAGCTATGCCGACTCCACCAGCGTCAACGATTTCGCACAACTCGACAGCAATGCTGACGGCAAAATCGCATGGCACGAATACGCTGCCCGTCGTCCGGTCTCCGGGCGCATTCACCCACGCCGTATTTTCGACAATGTGGATAAAAATCTCGATGGTTTTATTGACCGCCAAGAATACCTCGCCATGAAATCACGCGCCTCGCACTAA
- the grxD gene encoding Grx4 family monothiol glutaredoxin — protein sequence MSALERIDQAVKSNPVVIFMKGTPKMPQCGFSSRASQALMACGEEFAYVNVLADPEIFQDLPQYANWPTFPQVYINGELIGGCDITLEMYQKGELQQMVKAAMQSNAAPEGDAA from the coding sequence ATGAGCGCACTGGAACGTATTGATCAAGCTGTTAAAAGCAACCCCGTGGTTATTTTCATGAAAGGCACGCCCAAAATGCCTCAGTGCGGTTTTTCCAGCCGTGCTTCGCAAGCATTGATGGCTTGTGGGGAAGAATTCGCCTACGTTAACGTCTTAGCAGACCCGGAAATTTTCCAAGACCTGCCACAGTACGCTAACTGGCCAACATTCCCACAAGTATACATTAACGGCGAATTGATCGGTGGCTGCGATATTACCCTCGAAATGTATCAAAAGGGCGAATTGCAGCAAATGGTTAAAGCCGCAATGCAAAGCAACGCCGCCCCTGAAGGTGACGCGGCATAA
- a CDS encoding YdgA family protein, whose protein sequence is MKKIATLLSIPVALVVAWGGTSWFVGQQTETTVRQFIDQQNQQAAGRGVVQELVSYEKSLLGGKAITKLKFDMPPFNEAIGEVQFINDIQNGPIFLGGGSAVQFGSSRIHTQVDMEALDAEKRQALNTLFTGKAPLDGHTVIGFGGDTSFNFTVNPLKFAEEGTNVSLDGVQFSGDYGADMAGDVDVHMGKFELKDATTHMQIPSMDVTGTMTGMVAGQVLGSFDMQAPQVSILAEGTTEPVLFDLAVKTNSDVQNNEALGSMNFSVNNIKGVKDTVTKVNYQLEFAGLNVDGLKEVSQLQAEMQNTLSQTDWNAEAMETPEGQKKQQELMEKVSKNSEQMIGLVFSKVLKTGKSRLHNVLTAESPKGKLNADVDLTYTGQGAPSMTDLVAFGPNDWAKMMQGKVLLDADKAMLPEGTEMLLMPLSQQGLLKIEGEKVKSDVTLAGENVTLNGQQMTFADFLHLLAPDAGAGAAGMGATPDADGSAADLGIPADLMERIQKEGMTPEVMQALEESDDVPPEALEMFKQLQQMEQSMKAAEEPAADAKK, encoded by the coding sequence ATGAAAAAAATCGCAACACTGTTGTCTATCCCGGTGGCTTTGGTCGTCGCTTGGGGCGGTACAAGCTGGTTTGTGGGTCAGCAGACCGAAACAACAGTTCGCCAATTTATTGATCAACAAAATCAACAGGCCGCAGGGCGTGGTGTGGTGCAAGAGTTGGTCAGTTATGAAAAATCGTTACTGGGTGGCAAGGCTATTACCAAATTAAAGTTTGATATGCCGCCGTTTAACGAAGCCATTGGTGAAGTCCAATTTATTAATGATATTCAAAATGGCCCGATCTTTTTAGGCGGTGGCAGCGCGGTGCAGTTTGGTTCATCGCGCATCCATACGCAGGTCGATATGGAAGCTTTGGATGCTGAAAAACGTCAGGCACTGAATACTTTATTTACGGGTAAAGCTCCACTGGATGGTCATACCGTGATTGGTTTCGGGGGCGACACCAGCTTTAATTTCACGGTGAATCCGCTGAAATTTGCTGAAGAAGGCACGAATGTGAGCTTGGATGGCGTGCAGTTTTCAGGCGATTACGGCGCGGATATGGCGGGTGACGTTGATGTGCACATGGGCAAATTTGAGTTGAAAGATGCCACCACGCATATGCAGATTCCTAGCATGGATGTGACCGGAACCATGACAGGTATGGTGGCAGGGCAGGTGTTGGGCAGTTTTGATATGCAGGCTCCGCAGGTGTCGATCCTTGCGGAAGGCACAACTGAGCCGGTTTTGTTTGATCTGGCGGTGAAAACCAACAGCGATGTGCAAAACAATGAAGCCTTAGGCTCGATGAATTTCAGCGTGAACAATATCAAAGGTGTTAAAGATACAGTCACTAAGGTGAACTACCAGTTGGAGTTTGCGGGGCTGAATGTTGACGGTTTGAAGGAAGTTAGCCAGTTGCAAGCTGAGATGCAAAATACGCTGAGCCAAACTGACTGGAATGCTGAAGCAATGGAAACCCCAGAAGGTCAGAAAAAGCAGCAAGAGCTGATGGAGAAAGTCAGTAAAAACAGTGAGCAAATGATTGGCTTAGTGTTTAGCAAAGTGCTGAAAACGGGCAAAAGCCGTTTGCATAATGTCCTCACCGCTGAAAGTCCTAAGGGTAAGCTGAACGCTGATGTCGATTTGACCTATACCGGTCAAGGTGCGCCTAGCATGACGGATTTAGTCGCTTTCGGGCCAAACGATTGGGCGAAAATGATGCAAGGTAAAGTGCTGTTAGATGCTGATAAAGCGATGTTACCTGAAGGTACAGAGATGCTGCTGATGCCGCTTTCACAACAGGGCTTGCTGAAAATTGAAGGCGAAAAAGTGAAAAGCGATGTGACGCTGGCAGGTGAAAACGTGACCTTAAACGGGCAGCAAATGACCTTTGCCGATTTCCTGCATTTGCTTGCACCGGATGCGGGCGCGGGTGCGGCGGGCATGGGTGCTACACCGGATGCAGATGGTTCAGCGGCTGATTTGGGTATTCCGGCTGATTTGATGGAACGTATCCAGAAAGAAGGTATGACTCCTGAAGTGATGCAGGCACTGGAAGAAAGTGACGATGTACCACCAGAAGCGTTGGAAATGTTCAAGCAGTTACAGCAAATGGAACAAAGCATGAAAGCGGCTGAAGAGCCTGCTGCTGACGCTAAGAAATAA
- a CDS encoding 3-hydroxyacyl-CoA dehydrogenase NAD-binding domain-containing protein → MPTSYRHLHLATDSHQVLWVTLEVQGEVSNLLTSDVLDELQHVANVARAQRPRGLILSSGKPSGFIAGIDLKRFSEFNTSAPALAFSTQGQRVCQLFADLPFPTLALIDGFCVGGGLELALALKYRVVSNRPATRLGLPEVKLGIHPGFGGSVRSIATLGIFKAMKLMLSGELISAAQARAIGLVDACVDPEQLRDTALHTLLKAPRYRRPPWYLRILNVFAPARQLIGLKLRHDLAQHTPEAHYPAPYALLQLWETHGGNRNAMFAAEAASVAALVTSPTAQQLVRVFFLQNRLKALGNPANCSAQRVHIVGAGTMGKDIAAWCTQRGLQVSVQDHTADTHDANIATADVIIEAISENRAAKQQLFIALERQAKPDALLLSNTASIPIEDIASGLREPQRLLGLHFCSPLFNMPLVEIAYDAHAYDHSLLLRVLAFARRLDKLPLPLQSSPGFLVTRLLMPYLLEGIRLQQQGIPAAIIDQAARDFGMQLGPLEFADTIGLDVCQHIGDTLARKSQLDVPLTLYHKVKAGKLGKKSGEGFYRYRNGKILQTERATWNGNLALLQSKLLAPLRQEARECLAQKIVEDADLLDAAMIFGAGFPAFRGSILHDPQV, encoded by the coding sequence ATGCCCACCAGCTACCGCCACTTGCACCTCGCGACCGACAGCCATCAAGTGCTGTGGGTCACGCTGGAAGTGCAAGGGGAGGTCAGCAATTTACTCACCAGCGACGTACTTGACGAACTGCAACACGTCGCTAATGTTGCACGCGCCCAACGACCGCGCGGCCTGATTCTCAGCTCTGGTAAACCCAGCGGCTTTATTGCAGGCATCGACCTCAAACGTTTCAGCGAATTTAATACCAGTGCCCCCGCTCTCGCTTTTAGTACGCAAGGGCAGCGTGTTTGCCAGCTATTCGCCGATTTACCATTTCCCACGCTGGCTTTGATTGACGGTTTTTGCGTCGGCGGCGGCTTGGAATTAGCACTGGCATTGAAATACCGGGTAGTCAGTAATCGCCCCGCCACCCGCCTAGGCTTGCCCGAAGTCAAACTGGGCATTCACCCCGGTTTCGGTGGCAGTGTGCGCAGTATTGCTACCTTGGGCATTTTCAAAGCCATGAAACTCATGCTCAGTGGGGAATTAATCAGCGCAGCGCAAGCCCGCGCAATAGGTTTAGTCGATGCTTGTGTTGACCCTGAGCAACTACGTGACACTGCGTTACACACCTTGCTCAAAGCACCACGCTACCGGCGACCACCTTGGTATCTGCGAATACTCAATGTATTTGCTCCGGCACGCCAACTCATTGGCTTAAAACTGCGCCACGATCTTGCCCAACACACCCCGGAAGCACACTACCCCGCACCTTACGCGCTGCTACAACTGTGGGAAACACACGGGGGCAACCGCAACGCCATGTTCGCCGCCGAAGCTGCTTCGGTTGCCGCGCTGGTCACTAGCCCCACCGCACAACAGTTGGTACGGGTTTTCTTCCTGCAAAATCGCTTAAAAGCCTTAGGTAATCCAGCAAACTGTAGCGCACAGCGCGTGCATATCGTCGGTGCAGGCACGATGGGCAAGGATATTGCCGCATGGTGTACACAACGCGGCTTACAGGTCAGTGTGCAAGACCATACCGCTGACACGCACGATGCAAACATTGCCACCGCCGATGTCATTATCGAAGCCATTAGCGAAAATCGGGCAGCTAAACAACAACTGTTTATCGCCCTGGAACGTCAGGCAAAACCTGATGCACTGCTGTTAAGCAATACTGCCAGCATTCCCATCGAAGACATTGCCAGCGGCTTGCGTGAACCGCAGCGGTTACTCGGACTGCATTTTTGTAGCCCGTTGTTCAACATGCCTCTGGTGGAAATTGCCTACGATGCACACGCTTACGACCATAGCTTACTGTTGCGGGTACTGGCGTTCGCACGTCGCCTCGATAAACTGCCGTTACCGCTGCAAAGTTCCCCCGGTTTTTTGGTGACACGCTTGCTCATGCCCTATTTGCTGGAAGGCATTCGCCTACAACAGCAAGGCATTCCAGCCGCCATTATTGACCAAGCAGCACGGGATTTCGGAATGCAATTGGGGCCGTTAGAATTCGCTGACACCATCGGTTTAGACGTGTGCCAACACATTGGCGATACGCTGGCAAGAAAGAGTCAACTGGATGTGCCGCTAACCCTTTACCACAAAGTCAAAGCCGGTAAGTTAGGTAAAAAAAGTGGCGAAGGTTTTTACCGCTACCGCAATGGCAAAATCTTGCAAACCGAACGCGCTACGTGGAACGGCAATCTCGCGTTATTACAAAGCAAATTACTCGCCCCCTTGCGACAAGAAGCCCGTGAATGTCTCGCACAAAAAATAGTCGAAGATGCCGATTTATTGGATGCAGCGATGATTTTTGGCGCAGGCTTTC